A genomic region of Sarcophilus harrisii chromosome 6, mSarHar1.11, whole genome shotgun sequence contains the following coding sequences:
- the PCGF3 gene encoding polycomb group RING finger protein 3 isoform X1, which yields MLTRKIKLWDINAHITCRLCNGYLIDATTVTECLHTFCRSCLVKYLEENNTCPTCRIVIHQSHPLQYIGHDRTMQDIVYKLVPGLQEAEMRKQREFYHKLGMEVPGDIKGETCSAKQHLDSHRNGETKADDNSNKETSEEKQEEDNDYHRSDEQVSICLECNSSKLRGLKRKWIRCSAQATVLHLKKFIAKKLNLSSFNEGAPALTLLLNLGLATMNSEDAETQRGPAITVLTGPKEQSGIKHQGRAQAKANTKSQKHSHPVMEQKLGTQAWAGSQTV from the exons ATGTTGACCAGAAAGATTAAGCTTTGGGACATAAATGCCCATATCACATGTCGCCTGTGCAATGGATACCTAATTGATGCTACAACTGTAACGGAGTGTTTGCATACCT TCTGTAGAAGTTGCCTGGTAAAGTATttggaagaaaataacacttgTCCTACGTGTAGAATTGTTATTCATCAGAGTCATCCGCTGCAATACATTGG tcatgACAGGACAATGCAAGATATTGTTTACAAATTGGTACCAGGCCTCCAAGAAG cggaaatgaggaaacagagagaatTCTATCACAAATTAGGCATGGAAGTGCCTGGAGACATCAAAGGAGAGACTTGCTCTGCAAAGCAGCACTTAGACTCACATCGGAATG GTGAAACAAAAGCCGATGACAATTCCAACAAAGAAAcatcagaagaaaaacaagaagaggaTAATGACTATCACAGAAGTGATGAACAG GTAAGCATCTGCCTGGAATGCAATAGCAGCAAATTACGTGGATTGAAACGAAAATGGATCCGCTGCTCAGCACAGGCAACAGTCTTGCATCTAAAGAAGTTCATTGCCAAAAAACTTAATCTTTCATCTTTCAATGAG GGTGCTCCTGCCTTGACCTTGCTGCTGAATTTGGGATTGGCCACCATGAACTCTGAGGATGCTGAAACCCAAAGAGGTCCTGCTATCACAGTGCTGACAGGCCCCAAGGAACAGAGTGGAATCAAGCACCAGGGACGGGCACAAGCTAAGGCCAACACCAAGAGTCAAAAGCATTCTCATCCAGTGATGGAGCAGAAGTTGGGAACCCAGGCATGGGCAGGATCCCAGACTGTGTAG
- the PCGF3 gene encoding polycomb group RING finger protein 3 isoform X3: MLTRKIKLWDINAHITCRLCNGYLIDATTVTECLHTFCRSCLVKYLEENNTCPTCRIVIHQSHPLQYIGHDRTMQDIVYKLVPGLQEAEMRKQREFYHKLGMEVPGDIKGETCSAKQHLDSHRNGETKADDNSNKETSEEKQEEDNDYHRSDEQGAPALTLLLNLGLATMNSEDAETQRGPAITVLTGPKEQSGIKHQGRAQAKANTKSQKHSHPVMEQKLGTQAWAGSQTV, encoded by the exons ATGTTGACCAGAAAGATTAAGCTTTGGGACATAAATGCCCATATCACATGTCGCCTGTGCAATGGATACCTAATTGATGCTACAACTGTAACGGAGTGTTTGCATACCT TCTGTAGAAGTTGCCTGGTAAAGTATttggaagaaaataacacttgTCCTACGTGTAGAATTGTTATTCATCAGAGTCATCCGCTGCAATACATTGG tcatgACAGGACAATGCAAGATATTGTTTACAAATTGGTACCAGGCCTCCAAGAAG cggaaatgaggaaacagagagaatTCTATCACAAATTAGGCATGGAAGTGCCTGGAGACATCAAAGGAGAGACTTGCTCTGCAAAGCAGCACTTAGACTCACATCGGAATG GTGAAACAAAAGCCGATGACAATTCCAACAAAGAAAcatcagaagaaaaacaagaagaggaTAATGACTATCACAGAAGTGATGAACAG GGTGCTCCTGCCTTGACCTTGCTGCTGAATTTGGGATTGGCCACCATGAACTCTGAGGATGCTGAAACCCAAAGAGGTCCTGCTATCACAGTGCTGACAGGCCCCAAGGAACAGAGTGGAATCAAGCACCAGGGACGGGCACAAGCTAAGGCCAACACCAAGAGTCAAAAGCATTCTCATCCAGTGATGGAGCAGAAGTTGGGAACCCAGGCATGGGCAGGATCCCAGACTGTGTAG
- the PCGF3 gene encoding polycomb group RING finger protein 3 isoform X2 has translation MLTRKIKLWDINAHITCRLCNGYLIDATTVTECLHTFCRSCLVKYLEENNTCPTCRIVIHQSHPLQYIGHDRTMQDIVYKLVPGLQEAEMRKQREFYHKLGMEVPGDIKGETCSAKQHLDSHRNGETKADDNSNKETSEEKQEEDNDYHRSDEQVSICLECNSSKLRGLKRKWIRCSAQATVLHLKKFIAKKLNLSSFNELDILCNEEILGKDHTLKFVVVTRWRFKKAPLLLHYRPKMDLL, from the exons ATGTTGACCAGAAAGATTAAGCTTTGGGACATAAATGCCCATATCACATGTCGCCTGTGCAATGGATACCTAATTGATGCTACAACTGTAACGGAGTGTTTGCATACCT TCTGTAGAAGTTGCCTGGTAAAGTATttggaagaaaataacacttgTCCTACGTGTAGAATTGTTATTCATCAGAGTCATCCGCTGCAATACATTGG tcatgACAGGACAATGCAAGATATTGTTTACAAATTGGTACCAGGCCTCCAAGAAG cggaaatgaggaaacagagagaatTCTATCACAAATTAGGCATGGAAGTGCCTGGAGACATCAAAGGAGAGACTTGCTCTGCAAAGCAGCACTTAGACTCACATCGGAATG GTGAAACAAAAGCCGATGACAATTCCAACAAAGAAAcatcagaagaaaaacaagaagaggaTAATGACTATCACAGAAGTGATGAACAG GTAAGCATCTGCCTGGAATGCAATAGCAGCAAATTACGTGGATTGAAACGAAAATGGATCCGCTGCTCAGCACAGGCAACAGTCTTGCATCTAAAGAAGTTCATTGCCAAAAAACTTAATCTTTCATCTTTCAATGAG CTGGATATATTATGCAATGAAGAAATTCTTGGCAAGGACCACACACTCAAGTTTGTAGTTGTTACTAGATGGAGATTTAAG AAAGCACCTCTCCTGCTACATTACAGACCCAAAATGGACTTGCTGTAA